A region of Deinococcus rubellus DNA encodes the following proteins:
- a CDS encoding transglycosylase domain-containing protein: protein MRVFLRILTLLLVLTGLAGAGMWYAWGRDLPSVNDLDMLEFSGTTRVYDRQNKLVATLTPTLSSGQSVNRDLLPLTQISSWARWAVITSEDRRFYDHGGVDLIGIGRGLLKGLLQNDLEGGSSITQQVVKNTLLSNLKSARTPERKFKEAVLAYQLENQFTKDQILNAYLNVIYWGDGGKTDIIGIGTAAQAYFRKSAVQLNLAESVYLATLIPAPNTRYKDFLGYRPLMKDLLERMVQDGRATQSQADAAWRQPIYPSGWRINWGKNGQVLSASLERPQSLADNTPAAPLPPAFHFMQALEQELIQQIGRKALYGGGKVYATIDLTDQQAAERASLNAQLPDGATLGIALLDPSSGEVRALVGQKLTGSRPSDWNNAVQARRQVGSSIKPLLYTLALSQGWQQSDTVLDSPLTGEYQPQNYDRHWTGQQVTLRYALDHSLNLPTVRLGQQVGMDKFMDKLRALGMTPPTDAGLSLSIGTLEASPLQMAAAYAPFANGGNYFAPSLVRRVEDARGAVLYSRPAPTPVRVWDAQSAWLGLDMIRGVVNDLNRFQGGLGYNARIEGRQVAGKTGTTNDIKDLWFVGTTPTLTGAVWVGKQAGGSLPAWAYSGTIPAPIWQQAVAGSLEGTPAATFKEPPGIKYDVVRRINMAFRTQPVAKQDAQQQPAPAPTVQPQQPATQQPAQTEPNTAASPQTQQAYPQPEDLVPATPDGTAGPGVDFQGNQGEVQIVPQTQPGPPETTPAQDNSTQGDPNQSAPVQGASATQDQPAPVAPPEAPPSN from the coding sequence ATGCGCGTTTTCCTCAGAATCCTAACGCTGCTGCTGGTGCTCACCGGCCTGGCGGGAGCCGGGATGTGGTACGCCTGGGGCCGCGACCTGCCCAGCGTGAACGACCTCGACATGCTGGAATTCAGCGGCACCACCCGCGTCTATGACCGCCAGAACAAGCTGGTCGCCACCCTGACACCCACCCTGAGTAGCGGCCAGAGCGTCAACCGCGACCTGCTGCCGCTCACGCAGATCAGCTCCTGGGCACGCTGGGCAGTTATCACCAGCGAGGACCGGAGATTTTACGATCACGGCGGCGTGGACCTCATCGGCATCGGGCGCGGCCTCCTGAAAGGGCTTCTCCAGAACGACCTGGAAGGCGGATCGAGCATCACCCAGCAGGTTGTCAAGAACACCCTGCTGAGTAACCTCAAGAGCGCCCGCACGCCAGAGCGCAAGTTCAAGGAAGCCGTGCTCGCCTACCAGCTCGAAAACCAGTTCACCAAGGACCAGATTCTCAACGCCTACCTCAACGTCATCTACTGGGGCGACGGCGGCAAGACCGACATCATCGGTATCGGAACGGCGGCGCAGGCGTACTTTCGCAAGAGCGCCGTGCAGCTCAACCTGGCCGAGAGTGTGTACCTGGCGACCCTGATCCCTGCGCCCAACACCCGCTACAAGGACTTTCTCGGCTACCGCCCGCTGATGAAAGACTTGCTGGAGCGCATGGTGCAAGATGGCCGCGCCACCCAGTCGCAGGCCGACGCGGCGTGGCGGCAACCGATCTATCCCTCGGGCTGGCGCATCAACTGGGGAAAGAATGGTCAGGTGCTCTCGGCCAGTCTGGAGCGGCCCCAGAGCCTTGCCGACAACACCCCGGCAGCGCCGCTTCCCCCTGCCTTTCACTTCATGCAGGCACTGGAGCAGGAACTCATCCAGCAGATTGGCCGCAAAGCGCTCTACGGCGGCGGCAAGGTGTACGCCACCATTGATCTCACCGACCAGCAGGCCGCCGAGCGTGCCAGCCTCAACGCCCAGCTGCCCGACGGCGCGACATTGGGCATTGCCCTGCTCGACCCGAGTAGCGGCGAGGTGCGCGCGCTGGTGGGTCAGAAACTGACCGGCAGCCGCCCCTCCGACTGGAACAACGCGGTGCAGGCGCGGCGGCAGGTCGGAAGCAGCATCAAGCCGCTCCTCTACACGCTGGCGCTCTCGCAGGGCTGGCAGCAGTCGGACACGGTACTGGACTCGCCACTGACCGGGGAATACCAGCCCCAGAACTACGACAGGCACTGGACCGGGCAGCAGGTCACGCTTCGGTATGCCCTCGACCATTCATTGAACCTGCCCACCGTGCGGCTGGGGCAGCAGGTCGGCATGGACAAGTTCATGGACAAGCTGCGCGCCCTCGGCATGACGCCGCCCACCGACGCCGGACTCTCGCTGAGCATCGGCACGCTGGAAGCCAGCCCGCTGCAAATGGCCGCCGCCTACGCCCCGTTCGCCAATGGAGGCAACTACTTCGCGCCGAGCCTGGTGCGCCGGGTGGAAGACGCGCGCGGCGCGGTCCTCTATTCCCGCCCCGCACCGACGCCTGTGCGGGTCTGGGATGCCCAGAGCGCCTGGCTGGGCCTGGACATGATCCGGGGCGTGGTGAACGACCTCAACCGCTTTCAGGGCGGCCTCGGCTACAACGCCCGCATCGAGGGCCGTCAGGTGGCGGGCAAAACTGGCACCACCAACGACATCAAGGATCTGTGGTTCGTCGGTACCACGCCCACCCTCACCGGAGCCGTCTGGGTCGGCAAGCAGGCGGGCGGCTCGCTCCCGGCCTGGGCCTACAGCGGCACCATTCCCGCACCCATCTGGCAGCAGGCAGTCGCCGGGTCACTGGAAGGCACCCCCGCCGCCACCTTCAAGGAGCCGCCGGGCATCAAGTACGACGTGGTGCGGCGCATCAATATGGCCTTCCGGACGCAGCCGGTGGCAAAGCAGGACGCCCAGCAGCAGCCAGCCCCAGCGCCGACCGTCCAGCCCCAGCAACCCGCAACACAGCAACCCGCCCAGACCGAACCCAACACCGCCGCCAGCCCCCAGACCCAGCAGGCCTACCCGCAGCCCGAAGACCTCGTGCCCGCGACCCCGGACGGCACAGCCGGTCCGGGCGTGGACTTCCAGGGCAACCAGGGCGAGGTGCAGATCGTGCCGCAAACCCAACCCGGCCCGCCCGAGACGACACCAGCTCAGGACAATTCCACCCAGGGTGACCCGAATCAGAGTGCCCCAGTTCAGGGGGCTTCGGCCACCCAGGACCAGCCTGCTCCGGTGGCCCCGCCGGAAGCGCCGCCCAGCAACTGA
- the gcvT gene encoding glycine cleavage system aminomethyltransferase GcvT yields the protein MDNAQQAAQPVLKRTPLHAAHLRAGARMVEFGGWDMPVQYAGLKAEHQAVREQAGMFDVSHMGEFRVTGPDAEKFLQHVTTNDVSKLKAGRAHYNWLPGESGGLVDDIYIYRVGAEEFFMVVNASNIAKDWAHLQAQLGQHHAQLTDESDAWGLIAVQGPLSEEKLQPHTATDLSAAKKNSYFAARLFGFDVWLARTGYTGEDGFEIFVAADEAEKMWDKLLGIGLVPAGLGARDTLRLEAGFPLYGHEFSDTIHPLSSPYAWVVKEKEHLGRAHISAAPVQKLIGLSLDKVPVREGYPVFAGAQQVGTVTSGSSSPTLGHPIAMALVNAGSADADDFEVEVRGKRYPARRMGLPFYKRGGL from the coding sequence ATGGACAATGCCCAACAAGCGGCTCAACCGGTTCTCAAGCGCACACCCCTGCACGCCGCCCACCTGCGGGCCGGGGCCAGGATGGTGGAGTTCGGCGGCTGGGACATGCCGGTCCAGTACGCCGGACTCAAGGCCGAGCATCAGGCAGTGCGCGAGCAAGCTGGGATGTTCGACGTGTCGCACATGGGCGAATTCCGGGTGACGGGGCCGGACGCCGAGAAGTTCCTCCAGCATGTGACGACCAACGATGTGAGCAAACTCAAAGCTGGCCGCGCCCACTACAACTGGTTGCCGGGCGAATCGGGCGGCCTGGTGGACGACATCTACATCTACCGCGTGGGTGCCGAGGAGTTTTTTATGGTGGTCAACGCCTCCAACATCGCTAAAGATTGGGCGCACCTTCAGGCTCAACTCGGCCAGCACCACGCCCAGCTCACCGACGAATCGGACGCCTGGGGGCTGATTGCGGTGCAGGGACCGCTCAGCGAGGAGAAGTTGCAGCCGCACACCGCTACAGATTTGAGCGCGGCCAAGAAGAACAGTTATTTTGCCGCCCGACTGTTCGGCTTCGACGTGTGGCTGGCCCGCACCGGCTATACCGGCGAGGACGGCTTTGAAATCTTTGTGGCGGCGGATGAGGCCGAGAAGATGTGGGACAAGCTGCTGGGCATCGGGCTGGTTCCGGCGGGCCTGGGCGCACGTGATACTTTGCGGCTGGAAGCGGGCTTTCCGCTCTACGGGCATGAATTTTCCGACACCATTCACCCGCTCAGCAGCCCGTATGCCTGGGTCGTCAAGGAGAAGGAACATCTGGGCCGGGCGCATATCAGCGCTGCGCCGGTGCAAAAGCTGATCGGGTTGAGCCTGGACAAAGTGCCGGTGCGCGAGGGCTATCCGGTCTTCGCAGGTGCTCAGCAGGTCGGCACGGTGACGAGTGGCAGCAGCAGCCCCACGCTGGGCCACCCGATTGCGATGGCGCTGGTGAATGCCGGGAGCGCTGACGCAGACGACTTTGAAGTGGAAGTGCGCGGCAAGCGGTACCCGGCGCGGCGAATGGGCTTGCCGTTCTATAAAAGGGGCGGCCTGTAA
- the gcvH gene encoding glycine cleavage system protein GcvH has product MNTPTDLKYAASHEWLSPDGTVGISDFAQDQLGDVVYVELPEVGREVKAGETIAVVESVKTASDIYAPASGTITAVNDALGNAPELVNSGPYEDGWLFKLDVTEEGGELMDAAAYEAANN; this is encoded by the coding sequence ATGAACACTCCAACAGACCTCAAGTACGCCGCCAGCCACGAGTGGCTTTCCCCCGACGGCACGGTGGGCATTTCCGACTTCGCGCAGGACCAGCTCGGCGACGTGGTGTACGTGGAATTGCCGGAAGTGGGCCGTGAGGTCAAGGCCGGAGAAACCATCGCGGTGGTGGAGAGCGTGAAGACCGCCTCGGACATTTACGCGCCTGCCAGCGGCACGATTACCGCCGTCAACGACGCGCTGGGCAATGCGCCGGAACTGGTCAACAGCGGCCCCTATGAGGACGGCTGGTTGTTCAAGCTGGACGTGACGGAGGAAGGCGGCGAGCTGATGGACGCGGCAGCGTATGAGGCGGCGAATAACTGA
- the gcvP gene encoding aminomethyl-transferring glycine dehydrogenase has product MRPLSELLQTDDFTRRHIAPSPAEQTEMLRELGADTLEAFIASVVPAAIVRENEMQVGGPVTEAQAIADLKKVASKNRVFRSYIGMGYSGTHTPPVVLRNILENPGWYTAYTPYQAEISQGRLEMLLNFQQMVMDMTGMEVANASLLDEATAAAEAMTLAKRTAKAKGNVFFVADDVHPQTLDVIRTRAEYFGYDVVVGAADAEMPEGTFAALVQTPGTYGDLHDLTPIAEKLHASQAALIVATDLLACALVTPPGEQGADIVIGNSQRFGVPMGFGGPHAAFLACRSSYQRSMPGRVIGVSKDSKGKTALRMAMQTREQHIRREKATSNICTAQALLANMAAAYAVWHGPEGVKTIAERVHLMTGILAKALTNAGLKPSESFFDTLSFEGDQAAIQARAEAKEINFRYSGGKIGVNLDETVTVQDLADIIEVITGGAADMAALEAGATEGIPSSLQRSTPFLTHPTFSAHHSEHGMLRYLKLLENKDYSLTHGMIPLGSCTMKLNATTEMLPVTWPELGAIHPFAPTDQTEGYAELLAELESWLADITGYDAVSLQPNSGAQGEYAGLLTIRKYHQSRGDSHRTICLIPASAHGTNPASAAMMGMTVVVVKTDADGNIDFADLTEKAEQHSDNLGALMITYPSTHGVFEENVREVCELIHAHGGQVYLDGANMNAQVGLTSPGFIGSDVSHLNLHKTFAIPHGGGGPGMGPIGVKAHLTPFLPNHSIRPTSDSHTGAVSAAPYGSASILPISYLYIRLLGAAGLKRSSEVAILNANYIAHKLRGAYPVLYAGAGGRVAHECIIDIRPLKQESGITEEDIAKRLMDYGFHAPTMSFPVAGTLMIEPTESEPKAELDRFVEAMLGIRREIQEVEDGLIAAEDSPLRHAPHTQDDLVAAEWNRAYSREVAAFPAPAQKHWKYWPSVNRVDNVYGDRNFVCSCPPMEEWVGAY; this is encoded by the coding sequence ATGCGTCCCCTCTCTGAACTCTTGCAAACCGACGACTTTACCCGCCGCCACATTGCCCCCAGCCCCGCCGAGCAAACCGAGATGCTGCGTGAGCTTGGCGCTGACACTCTGGAAGCCTTCATTGCTTCGGTCGTGCCCGCTGCCATCGTGCGCGAGAACGAGATGCAGGTCGGCGGCCCCGTCACTGAGGCGCAGGCGATTGCGGATTTGAAGAAAGTGGCGAGCAAGAATAGGGTGTTCAGGAGCTACATCGGGATGGGGTACAGCGGCACGCACACGCCGCCGGTGGTGCTGCGCAACATCCTGGAGAATCCGGGCTGGTACACCGCTTACACGCCGTATCAGGCCGAGATTTCGCAGGGGCGGCTGGAAATGCTGCTCAACTTTCAGCAGATGGTGATGGACATGACCGGCATGGAAGTCGCCAACGCCAGTTTGCTCGACGAGGCCACCGCAGCCGCCGAAGCCATGACGCTCGCCAAGCGCACCGCCAAAGCGAAAGGCAACGTGTTTTTTGTGGCCGACGACGTGCATCCGCAGACGCTGGACGTGATTCGCACGCGGGCCGAGTATTTCGGGTATGACGTGGTGGTGGGTGCGGCGGACGCCGAGATGCCGGAAGGCACATTCGCTGCGCTGGTTCAAACGCCCGGCACTTACGGCGACTTGCACGACCTGACCCCGATTGCCGAGAAGTTGCACGCCTCGCAGGCGGCCCTGATCGTCGCCACCGATCTGCTGGCCTGCGCTCTGGTGACCCCGCCGGGCGAGCAGGGCGCAGATATTGTCATTGGCAACTCGCAGCGCTTCGGCGTGCCGATGGGATTCGGTGGGCCGCACGCGGCGTTTCTGGCCTGCCGCAGCAGCTATCAGCGCTCCATGCCGGGGCGCGTGATTGGCGTCAGCAAGGACAGCAAGGGCAAAACTGCATTGCGAATGGCGATGCAGACCCGCGAGCAGCACATCCGGCGCGAGAAGGCGACCAGCAACATCTGCACGGCGCAGGCGCTGCTGGCGAACATGGCCGCCGCCTACGCGGTGTGGCACGGGCCGGAAGGCGTGAAGACAATTGCCGAGCGCGTTCACTTGATGACGGGCATTCTGGCGAAGGCCTTGACCAATGCCGGATTGAAGCCGAGCGAGAGCTTCTTCGACACGCTGAGCTTTGAGGGCGATCAGGCCGCCATTCAGGCGCGGGCAGAGGCCAAAGAAATCAACTTCCGCTACAGCGGCGGCAAGATCGGTGTCAATTTGGATGAAACCGTCACGGTTCAAGACCTCGCGGACATCATTGAAGTCATCACGGGCGGGGCGGCAGATATGGCCGCGCTGGAAGCAGGCGCAACCGAGGGCATTCCGTCCAGCCTTCAGCGCTCCACGCCGTTCCTGACGCACCCCACCTTCAGCGCCCACCACTCCGAGCACGGCATGCTGCGTTACCTGAAGCTGTTGGAGAACAAGGATTACAGCCTGACGCACGGCATGATTCCGCTGGGAAGCTGCACCATGAAGCTGAACGCCACCACCGAGATGCTGCCGGTGACCTGGCCGGAACTGGGGGCCATTCACCCGTTCGCGCCCACCGACCAGACCGAGGGGTACGCCGAGCTGCTGGCCGAGTTGGAGAGCTGGCTGGCCGACATTACCGGGTACGACGCCGTGAGTTTGCAGCCCAATAGCGGGGCGCAGGGCGAGTACGCGGGCCTGCTGACCATTCGCAAGTACCACCAGAGCCGGGGCGACTCGCACCGCACCATCTGCCTGATTCCCGCCAGTGCCCACGGCACCAACCCCGCCAGCGCCGCCATGATGGGCATGACGGTGGTGGTGGTTAAGACCGACGCGGACGGCAACATCGACTTTGCCGATTTGACCGAGAAGGCCGAGCAGCACAGCGACAACCTGGGCGCACTGATGATCACCTACCCCAGCACGCACGGGGTGTTCGAGGAAAATGTGCGCGAGGTCTGCGAGCTGATTCACGCGCACGGCGGGCAGGTTTACCTCGACGGAGCCAACATGAACGCGCAGGTCGGGCTGACCAGCCCCGGCTTTATCGGCTCAGACGTGTCGCACCTGAACCTGCATAAGACCTTTGCCATTCCGCACGGCGGCGGCGGGCCTGGTATGGGGCCGATCGGGGTCAAGGCGCACCTGACGCCGTTCTTGCCGAACCACAGCATTCGCCCCACGTCGGACAGCCACACCGGAGCCGTCAGCGCCGCGCCGTATGGCAGCGCCAGCATTCTGCCGATTTCGTACCTGTACATCCGGCTGCTGGGGGCGGCGGGCCTCAAGCGCTCCAGCGAGGTCGCTATTTTGAACGCCAACTACATTGCCCACAAGCTGCGCGGGGCGTATCCGGTGCTGTACGCCGGAGCAGGCGGGCGGGTGGCGCACGAGTGCATCATCGACATCCGGCCCCTCAAGCAGGAGAGCGGCATCACCGAGGAAGACATCGCCAAGCGGCTGATGGACTACGGCTTTCACGCGCCCACCATGAGTTTTCCGGTGGCGGGCACGCTGATGATCGAACCCACCGAGAGCGAGCCGAAAGCCGAGCTTGACCGCTTTGTGGAGGCCATGCTGGGCATTCGCCGTGAGATTCAGGAAGTGGAAGACGGCCTGATTGCCGCCGAGGACAGCCCGCTGAGGCACGCGCCGCACACGCAGGACGATCTGGTGGCCGCCGAGTGGAACCGGGCCTACAGCCGCGAGGTGGCGGCCTTTCCCGCGCCCGCGCAGAAGCACTGGAAATACTGGCCGAGCGTGAACCGCGTGGACAACGTGTACGGAGACAGGAATTTCGTGTGTAGCTGCCCGCCGATGGAAGAGTGGGTGGGGGCTTATTGA
- a CDS encoding IS630 family transposase (programmed frameshift), which produces MAAWQPSKYTRAQLEERRLAALPIIQAGDTPNQQIADTFGVSINTIYSWKERLRYQGGLEATPTTGRPSRLTSEQRQQLCTLLQEGARAHHFPDETWTTPRVRDLIGRQLGVWYHVDHVRKLLHQLGFSLQRPQKGALEQNEQAVRTWVQITRPEVKKKVEDGATLIYLDEVGFSLKGVVRRTWAVRGKTPVVRLPASWHKLSTIGAITSKGQFLQHTQSGSIKTPDVLRFLDHLLHHISGDLVLVLDNAAIHRAKAVSAFVETHPRLSLVYLPPYSPELNPIEKVWAYIKRNILGNFCAKTTKELKTRLRSGWQRIRYIRLPQRLMAQTPI; this is translated from the exons ATGGCAGCCTGGCAACCTTCGAAATACACGCGTGCTCAGCTTGAGGAGCGGCGTCTCGCAGCGCTCCCCATAATCCAGGCAGGTGACACACCCAACCAGCAGATTGCCGATACCTTCGGTGTCTCGATCAATACCATTTACAGCTGGAAAGAACGGCTTCGCTACCAGGGCGGACTAGAAGCGACCCCTACTACCGGTCGTCCGTCCCGGCTAACCAGTGAACAACGCCAACAGCTCTGCACCCTCCTGCAGGAGGGTGCGCGTGCTCACCACTTCCCGGATGAGACCTGGACGACGCCCCGTGTCCGTGACCTCATTGGTCGTCAGCTCGGGGTGTGGTACCACGTTGACCACGTTCGCAAGCTGCTCCATCAACTGGGCTTCTCTCTCCAACGACCTCAGAAAGGCGCTTTGGAACAGAACGAGCAGGCCGTGAGAACCTGGGTGCAGATCACGCGCCCAGAGGTC AAAAAAAAGGTCGAGGACGGCGCAACGTTGATTTATCTGGATGAAGTTGGCTTCAGCCTGAAGGGAGTCGTACGGCGAACCTGGGCCGTGCGTGGGAAGACACCCGTCGTGCGTCTCCCCGCTAGTTGGCACAAATTATCGACCATTGGTGCGATCACGTCCAAAGGTCAGTTTCTGCAGCACACTCAATCGGGATCCATCAAAACACCTGACGTGCTGAGGTTCCTCGACCATCTGTTGCATCACATTTCCGGTGACCTGGTTCTGGTGCTCGACAATGCTGCGATTCATCGGGCGAAGGCTGTTTCAGCCTTCGTGGAAACCCACCCGCGCCTGTCACTGGTCTATCTTCCGCCCTACTCGCCAGAACTCAATCCAATTGAGAAAGTCTGGGCCTACATCAAGCGCAATATCCTGGGAAACTTCTGCGCCAAGACCACCAAAGAACTCAAAACCCGGCTTCGATCAGGGTGGCAACGAATTCGCTACATCCGACTCCCGCAGCGCCTGATGGCTCAAACCCCGATTTAA
- a CDS encoding IS630 family transposase (programmed frameshift): protein MTDRWLPSHLTRTQLEERRLHFLELLETQAHSTQELAEFLGVKASPISTWKHRLRHQGSDALQATVTTGRAPALCGEQRETLKRLLCEGAQVHGFPDASWSTLRVRDVIGRHFDIWHHRDHVRRILHQLGFSRQKPDKRALEQNPEAVATWIQTTLPENQKKVAAGATLVFLDEVGFSLKGTVKQTWALRGQTPVVLGKASWDKVSTIGAVTTAGQFFQQTQHGAFKGPDVICFLQHILTHVPGEIVVVLDNAGIHKSKAVTAFVTGESRLSLQYLPPYAPELNPIELVWAYMKRNILGNFCARTLQELKARLRVGWQRVRYVRLPARLLHSYLPS from the exons ATGACCGACCGTTGGCTACCCTCGCACCTGACCCGAACTCAACTCGAAGAACGTCGGCTGCACTTCCTCGAACTCCTCGAGACTCAAGCGCACAGTACCCAGGAACTCGCTGAGTTCTTGGGCGTCAAGGCGAGTCCCATCAGCACGTGGAAACATCGCCTGCGGCACCAGGGTTCAGACGCGCTGCAGGCCACGGTGACCACGGGAAGAGCGCCAGCGCTCTGCGGGGAACAGCGGGAGACACTCAAGCGTCTCCTGTGCGAAGGCGCGCAGGTCCACGGCTTTCCTGACGCCAGTTGGAGCACCTTGCGGGTCAGAGACGTCATTGGTCGTCACTTCGATATCTGGCATCACCGCGATCACGTCCGCAGAATCCTGCACCAGTTGGGCTTTTCCCGCCAGAAGCCAGACAAACGCGCCCTGGAACAGAACCCGGAAGCTGTGGCGACCTGGATTCAGACCACCCTTCCCGAGA ATCAAAAAAAAGTAGCTGCCGGTGCGACCCTGGTGTTCCTGGATGAAGTGGGCTTCAGTCTCAAAGGCACGGTGAAGCAGACCTGGGCGCTGCGCGGCCAGACCCCCGTGGTCCTCGGGAAAGCGAGCTGGGATAAGGTCTCAACCATCGGTGCGGTGACCACTGCTGGCCAGTTTTTCCAACAAACTCAGCACGGGGCCTTCAAAGGCCCCGATGTTATTTGCTTCCTCCAGCACATCTTGACCCACGTCCCAGGAGAGATCGTGGTGGTGCTGGACAACGCTGGCATCCATAAGTCGAAGGCCGTCACGGCCTTCGTCACAGGTGAATCTCGGTTGTCCCTGCAGTACCTCCCACCGTATGCTCCGGAACTCAATCCCATCGAGCTGGTGTGGGCGTACATGAAGCGGAACATCCTGGGGAACTTCTGTGCCCGCACCTTGCAGGAACTGAAGGCACGCCTCCGGGTTGGGTGGCAGCGCGTTCGGTATGTCCGACTCCCTGCTCGCCTCCTGCACAGCTATCTCCCATCTTGA
- a CDS encoding type II toxin-antitoxin system HicB family antitoxin — protein MTALSVRLPDSLHLQLKLLAQQEGVSINQLVTLAVAEKVTALKTEDYLLERAAKGNREAFLAVLAKAPKVEPAPEDRLP, from the coding sequence ATGACGGCTCTCAGTGTCCGGCTTCCCGATTCGCTCCACCTTCAGCTCAAGCTCTTGGCCCAGCAAGAAGGCGTGAGCATCAATCAACTGGTAACGCTGGCAGTGGCCGAGAAAGTCACGGCACTCAAGACTGAGGACTATTTGCTAGAGCGGGCCGCGAAGGGCAACCGTGAAGCCTTTCTTGCCGTTCTCGCCAAAGCCCCCAAAGTAGAACCCGCCCCCGAAGACCGCCTTCCCTAG
- a CDS encoding putative toxin-antitoxin system toxin component, PIN family, whose translation MRVVLDTNVIYSALRSELGASNRLLQQVGTGLFEMMLSVPLVLEYESVLKREALQIGYTVEDVDTLLNYLCAAATPQRIHFLWRPQVRDPKDDMVLELAANAACKYIITFNLRDFRGSERFGVQVMTPAQFLALLGGSP comes from the coding sequence ATGCGCGTCGTCCTAGATACCAACGTCATCTACTCGGCGCTCAGATCGGAGTTGGGGGCGTCCAACAGGCTCCTTCAGCAGGTGGGAACCGGACTATTTGAAATGATGCTCTCAGTTCCTTTGGTACTGGAATACGAGAGTGTCCTCAAGCGCGAGGCATTGCAGATTGGCTATACCGTAGAAGATGTAGACACCCTGCTCAATTACCTCTGCGCCGCCGCAACTCCTCAGCGCATTCATTTTCTATGGCGGCCCCAGGTGCGTGACCCAAAAGATGACATGGTGCTTGAACTCGCCGCAAATGCCGCCTGTAAGTACATCATCACCTTCAATCTCCGCGATTTTCGTGGCAGCGAGCGCTTCGGCGTTCAGGTGATGACGCCCGCCCAATTTCTTGCTTTGCTTGGAGGTTCACCATGA
- a CDS encoding nucleotidyltransferase, giving the protein MNQHQVEYLLIGGYAVNLYGFVRATGDMDVFVALTPDNVTRLVAALHEFGFDSVTPELMQPGKILRMGVPPLRLEVLNQISGVEFAEAYAAREMITLGELSIPVISLRHLRANKAASGRPKDLGDLSELPTEDRL; this is encoded by the coding sequence TTGAATCAGCATCAGGTTGAATACCTGCTGATCGGCGGGTACGCCGTCAACTTGTACGGTTTCGTTCGTGCCACAGGCGATATGGATGTATTCGTGGCCTTGACACCCGACAACGTAACGCGGTTGGTGGCGGCGCTTCACGAGTTCGGCTTTGACAGTGTGACTCCAGAACTGATGCAGCCAGGAAAGATTCTGAGAATGGGCGTGCCGCCGCTGCGTTTAGAAGTCCTGAATCAAATTAGCGGCGTAGAGTTTGCGGAAGCTTACGCCGCCCGCGAAATGATAACGCTCGGTGAGCTGAGCATTCCGGTCATTAGCTTGCGTCATTTGAGGGCCAACAAAGCCGCCAGTGGCAGGCCAAAAGATTTGGGTGACTTGAGCGAACTGCCCACCGAAGACCGCCTCTAG